A window from Bos indicus isolate NIAB-ARS_2022 breed Sahiwal x Tharparkar chromosome 1, NIAB-ARS_B.indTharparkar_mat_pri_1.0, whole genome shotgun sequence encodes these proteins:
- the SPTSSB gene encoding serine palmitoyltransferase small subunit B, whose amino-acid sequence MDFKRVKDYLSWLYYQYQIISCCAVLEPWEQSMFNTIILTIFAMVVYTAYVFIPIHIRLAWEFFSKMCGYHSTISN is encoded by the coding sequence ATGGATTTCAAGCGTGTGAAGGACTACTTATCCTGGCTCTACTATCAATATCAAATCATTAGCTGCTGTGCTGTCTTGGAGCCTTGGGAGCAATCTATGTTCAATACCATCATACTAACCATCTTTGCTATGGTAGTGTACACTGCCTATGTTTTTATCCCAATCCACATTCGCCTGGCTTGGGAATTTTTCTCCAAAATGTGTGGCTATCACAGTACAATTTCTAATTGA